The region ACCTGACCTCTTCCTTACCAATCTGATCCATGATGTGGATCACACGTTCGCGGATGATTCGCTCACAGAGTTCTCCAGTACGATGAACCACTCCGGAAGCGACTCTGAGAGTAGCTCTGATGCCTTCAAAGATTTCATGATGCGCCAGTCATCGCCAGAGAGTTTGTCCAACACACCTCCGCTTGTTCACAGCTGCGGTGACGgtggcgtcgacggcaccACGACAAGTCCGCCTGATTTTCCCCTGGATACTCAAGATATGGCGCCTCTCACGAACCAGCAACTCGCCTCTATCTTTGGGTTTCCGCCGACGTCTTCGTGTAACCAAGAGCCCGTTCAGGGCATTTCGCCCTCGTCAGTTCAGCAAAGTCCACCTGTGTCGATGCATAAACCCGAAATACCTGTCCAAACTACTTCTCCCGTTTCTGAGTCGCAAGCCTCATCAGGCTCGCCGACGCAAGAATCCATCCTGGCTTCGCTTCACATGCAACCAGGCAGTAACAGCAATGCGATGACAGCCTTAAATCGTTTGCGTGCTGTCACACATGAATGTGAGCAAAAGAAGCAGGAGAATAAGCAACAGCAAGTGAAATCATCATTGTCCTCGGCGACAACGCCACAgtcttcttcctcatcgAACGTGCCATCCGACGGAAGTGAAATGTGGACACGTAAAAATGCTCATAATGCGATTGAGCGTCGATATCGGAGTAACATTAATGACAGAATTGCAGGACTGCGCGACGTAGTGCCCGCATTGCGTGAGATGCAGTCACGAGGACCACGACGTAAGCGACGGCGTGGAAAGGCCGAGGAAGTCGAATTAGTGGATGGCATCCGCGCTGCTACTAAGCTAAGTAAAGCTACCATCTTAAGCAAGGCCACCGAGTATATTTGCTATCTCAAGTCTCGCGAAGTGCGCTTGAGCCGTGAGGTGGCCGGTCTGCATATGCTGCTCCGCAGTCTCGAGGGCGGTGACGAGCTCATGTCGCAGTGGAATGCCGAGATGGAACGGCTGCACGCCATGTACCCACCAATGGATGCAGTGTACCCAGACGGTCCCGCACCGCCCCTGTCACCCTCGGAAGATGCAGAAGAAGGCGATCTTGTCGACGAATCGGATGATGCAGACGACTCTGAGTCCGTGTCGTCCGGTGGTGAACCTATGCGTACCAAAGCAGCGCGGTACATGCTGGGTGCATTTTTGATTCCATCCTTACTTGGACGTTCTGATTGGGGCACCGAGGCACCGGACGCGACGCCGCAAGCACATGTCATGGGTGTTTGTCACCAGCTATGGAAGCGATCGCTGGGTTCATCGGACACGGTCCATCCCTATAATCATGTTCCCCTTTCTGATCTTGTGTGGGAACTTTTGCGTGGCTGTGCACTCCTGGGTTTGATCGTGGTTGTCCTCATGTCGGTCGGGGCGCATATTCGTCGATGGTGTCGGCGACTGGAGTTGAAGCAGTCATCGCGACTGCAGTATGTCGCAGGCGCTGAAGCCTTGCTGCGTACACCTGTTGAGCAGGCCCAGGTGGCCGAGCCTATGCAGCCAGCTCATGCCAAGCGAATGTATGCTCAGCTGAGTGAACTGCTGCATGTGCCACGTACATACATGGCACTGTCCTGGCGCATCGCATGGACATGTTTGTGCCTCATTACGACTCTCTTTCCGGGTGTGACGGCATGGATCCGGTACGCATCGGCTGATCCAACGGTCTCGTTATTGTACAGGCGcgcgcacatgcgccgcgctgaGCTCGAGCTTACGCTGGGCGGTGACATCCAGCCGAGTCTGGCACAGCGTCTGTACACACTAGTCGTGTTGCAATTCGCTGCTTGTATCTACTGCGCCACGGTGGACGAGTCGTTACTTTTAGCGCTCATGTATTGCGActtggcgcagcgcacaAGAATACCACTTCTTAtgcggcatggcgcatATCTGTGGCGCAAGACGGGTGCGCGTCTTGTGGATGCACCGAACTCGGACGAGACCTCTCAGCGTATGTTGGCAGAGTTGCTCAGTGTTCCTGTGCCGCAGGCATTAGCGTACGCTCGAAGCAACGCGACGGAGGCATCTGTCATCGTATCGCCTTTGGCCAACATGCTAGAGGCACTGCGTCAGGAGGCGTTGTTGTCGTATTGGACAACGATCATCACGAGTATGATGCGGACGGCATCTTCGGCAGAGAAGCGGTGGAGTCCACACGTGCTGGATGTCATCCAGGACTCGGCGTCTCTGAGAGgcatccagcagcagctccatgCTTTGTCTCGAGATGGCGCTTCGAGCGCTGCGTTGCATGAACAGATGCTTGTGGCGCAGGGCATGCTTGAACTAGCTGCTGGACAACTGACGCGCGCACAAAtgcacgcgcgctcgctgaaGCAACATCAGCCGTCCTCGCTTGCTGCGCAGCAATTTTTGGCCCTATGGAAAGATACACCGCTCGTGGCGAGTGCACCGAGGGGCCCGGTTGACATGCTCGCCAGTGTGGTGATTGGGTGGTTTGTCCTGCTGCGCAAGTATCACCTTCATGGCGGGACACACGAGGTCAGTGACCAGGTGGCTGCATGCACGTCAACCTTGCAGGAGCTGGCGTCGCAATGCCTGTGGACGTTTGTGTCGCCGCCTGAGAAGGGAGGGCATGTATATTTGCAGCCCGAGCAAGCGCCatgcctcgtccatgcgcTGGACCTGCTGATGGATCAGCTGAGCCCGTAGATATGTACACTAGGAACGCCGACGTTTGTGGGACGTGACAGGCTCGTGAAGGACCATGGACACGGGCCCTTTGTGAGAAGCTCGGGGGCCGGGTACGACGTACATGTTGACAGTATACGCCGTGGCCTGAAACCGCTCGCTAAGGTACccatccagcacgagctgtACGACAAGGCATTCACAATCCACACGCGATAGGGCGGCATCGGATTTCGCAGCAGCATACACGGCATCGGCCAGGGCCGCCAGCGTGATACGAGAGCCACGTGCATAGACGTCTGAGACCACTTGCACGGCGTGTGCAGCCCACACGGACACATCGGCATgtcgtggcggcggcgatTGGCACCGATCACACACGCCGCAAGGCTCAGTGCGTGGCTCGTCAAAGTACGTGGCAAGAATGGATTGCCGGCACAGCTCGGACTGAGCATATCGAAGCATGGCATGGAGCTTAGCCTGGGCGCCCACTTCACTGGCCGTCATGCCACTCACGCGACTCAtatctgctgctgcgcggtACAGCAGCACACAATCAGACGGCGCACCAtcgcgcccagcgcgccCAGTTTCCTGGTAATAGCCCTCGAGGGACTTGGATATGCACGCATGCACAACAAAGCGCACATCGCCTTTGTCGATGCCCATGCCAAAGGCAATGGTGGCACACACGACCTGGAtggcgcctgtgcgccACTGCGCATGAACGCGATGCTTCTCTGCTTCATCTAGGTCCGAGTGGTACACCCCAGTGCGAATCCGGCcgctgctgtgctgcgcaaggGCGTCAGCCATGGTATGCGTGTCTTTGCGGCTTAGGCAGTATACGATGCCCGAGTGTCCTTCATGGTGATCGAGAATGTACGATGCAATCAGGCGCTGTGCAGCCTGGGCACTCGatgggcgcatgcgcacacTGTATTGCAGATTCGCACGTCGTAATGGCGCACGAAAGTAGACGGTGCGTCGCGGTAACGCACGCTCGG is a window of Malassezia restricta chromosome III, complete sequence DNA encoding:
- a CDS encoding helix-loop-helix DNA-binding domain protein, whose protein sequence is MMEEESAEPAPVAFRATSDDMNEWKDLDSTLGVPKPWSMVDVPDLFLTNLIHDVDHTFADDSLTEFSSTMNHSGSDSESSSDAFKDFMMRQSSPESLSNTPPLVHSCGDGGVDGTTTSPPDFPLDTQDMAPLTNQQLASIFGFPPTSSCNQEPVQGISPSSVQQSPPVSMHKPEIPVQTTSPVSESQASSGSPTQESILASLHMQPGSNSNAMTALNRLRAVTHECEQKKQENKQQQVKSSLSSATTPQSSSSSNVPSDGSEMWTRKNAHNAIERRYRSNINDRIAGLRDVVPALREMQSRGPRRKRRRGKAEEVELVDGIRAATKLSKATILSKATEYICYLKSREVRLSREVAGLHMLLRSLEGGDELMSQWNAEMERLHAMYPPMDAVYPDGPAPPLSPSEDAEEGDLVDESDDADDSESVSSGGEPMRTKAARYMLGAFLIPSLLGRSDWGTEAPDATPQAHVMGVCHQLWKRSLGSSDTVHPYNHVPLSDLVWELLRGCALLGLIVVVLMSVGAHIRRWCRRLELKQSSRLQYVAGAEALLRTPVEQAQVAEPMQPAHAKRMYAQLSELLHVPRTYMALSWRIAWTCLCLITTLFPGVTAWIRYASADPTVSLLYRRAHMRRAELELTLGGDIQPSLAQRLYTLVVLQFAACIYCATVDESLLLALMYCDLAQRTRIPLLMRHGAYLWRKTGARLVDAPNSDETSQRMLAELLSVPVPQALAYARSNATEASVIVSPLANMLEALRQEALLSYWTTIITSMMRTASSAEKRWSPHVLDVIQDSASLRGIQQQLHALSRDGASSAALHEQMLVAQGMLELAAGQLTRAQMHARSLKQHQPSSLAAQQFLALWKDTPLVASAPRGPVDMLASVVIGWFVLLRKYHLHGGTHEVSDQVAACTSTLQELASQCLWTFVSPPEKGGHVYLQPEQAPCLVHALDLLMDQLSP
- a CDS encoding ATP-dependent DNA helicase Q1, whose translation is MHHADDDDVCVVDIQTASSLLDLDAHAKYQVERVDAELALVREQLTVLHKREKALLSERAHILAEQREVNALDTKPTNYTHSDFLWSSELLRTAQRVFGIEAFRSCQEGVCNAVMDRRDVMVVMPTGAGKSLCYQLPALLSEGLVIVISPLIALMTDQVYHLRERGVLCALLSSSMSSADTQDILQRIRTLAPDMPRLLYVTPERIVKSKTLLSVLQRAYEAGRLERIVVDEAHCCSMMGHDYRPDYHKLSICRKLFPTTPVMGLTATLGSAALRDVLNILGMRETTTIPERALPRRTVYFRAPLRRANLQYSVRMRPSSAQAAQRLIASYILDHHEGHSGIVYCLSRKDTHTMADALAQHSSGRIRTGVYHSDLDEAEKHRVHAQWRTGAIQVVCATIAFGMGIDKGDVRFVVHACISKSLEGYYQETGRAGRDGAPSDCVLLYRAAADMSRVSGMTASEVGAQAKLHAMLRYAQSELCRQSILATYFDEPRTEPCGVCDRCQSPPPRHADVSVWAAHAVQVVSDVYARGSRITLAALADAVYAAAKSDAALSRVDCECLVVQLVLDGYLSERFQATAYTVNMYVVPGPRASHKGPVSMVLHEPVTSHKRRRS